The genomic region TTCAAGCTAAACAAATCTGACAGATAGTCTGGCCaagaacttttttattattgaagGGTAAGATAAGCACCCTACATGATGTATGAAAGATGAGAGACAAAGAAGAGTTAAATGTAATTatagttcaaaaaaaaagaagggaaattTCAATTACAACTATACATGATTACCTTTCAAAATTGTGAATGACATTAATGCTTTCTCTGTATAATGCTATTAGCAGTAAATTCATGATATTGTCAAGATCAAGTGaatttacaaatttgatttttctgtaTTCTTTTTTCAGCTATACTTACCTGGAATCAGTCTACAGGATTTGTATATGCTTACTATGTGCTTTGTATAATATCTTTTATTCTAAGTCAAGGGAGTATTTTCTGCATTGCTATTGCTTATTCGGTAAGTGTTATTCCTCAGTGTTTGATAATCATGAATAGGGAATATTGGGGTTCTCATTTTCCCATCTTTTGCAGGCAGATGTTGTTGAAGAGAATAAGAGGGCAGCAGCTTTTAGTTGGATAACAGGCCTTTGTGCTGCTTCGCATGTCTTGGGAAATCTTCTAGCACTTTTTCTCCCAGAAAAGTACATTTTTCCTGTATGTTGCTGCTTTAAATTTAGCATTAGCCACACGGCCTTAATTCTGTCAAATTTTCCTCTTGTCAAATCATTTTTCCATTTCAGCCTTTTGTTTCAGGTTTCAATAGCTCTCTTGATCTTTTGTCCAGTTTATATGCAACTATTGCTGGTTGAGACGATTAAGCTGGCTCCAAAGAGGGACCACGATTCAGCTTGCTTGACTACGCCAATAAAATGATCCAGAAACGATACAATGCATTGAAAAATGCTGCTACAATAGTTATGAGCAGGTAATTTTGTCTATAATCGAGACAGCTTAAAATATTTGTCATCTTGCATTACGTAAATACCATATCTGAAATCTCTTAGGCAGTCTTTGCAACCAAACCTTTTTAGCTGCAAAACATTATATGTAAATTTTCTTTGTCTGGCTAAAAGCACTTCGTTTTTCTTTTACAGTTCGACATTAAGGGGCATatctttggtttctttcttctttgagtTGGGAAAGTCGGGCATCAACTGTGTCTTAATGGTATGTTTCCTATTAGTTTGTCGTTTTAACAAGCAAATAGATGGTTGCATGCTGCAATTTCCTCTTGGTACCATCATACAACATCAGATATttcaaaactatatataattttttttttaactttttgacAAACGACATATTCATTCAGCCATTCCAGAGTAGTTAAAgcaattattttgaaattttagttaGAATCTTTAAAGcaagtattttgaaaaaaaaaaaaacttgtatgcAACAGAAAGCTTTTGTGAGGCTTATTGTTGCCGCCAATCGAAATTTGGCCAAAATCCGATTGACATTACAAATCAATAACTGGCACATTGTGTGATTtgggaaaaatcaaagaaaagggagaaaagGAAAATGCCCTGTAAATGTACCTTGTAGGAGTAGGATTTGTTTGCAATGTGCTGACtccaaaaatagataaaaataattttgattataatATAAAGCTAAAGATTTCCagttttaaaggaaaaatttcACAGACCTTATAAAAATAGAATGTGGAAGGACTAGGAGAAAGAGAAATTGGTAGAGACTTAGACTTGAAGCAGGAGACCCTATAGAGCTTTATTCAGGGGAGTTTGAATCAGAGAAGTCATGACCTGGTTGCTTAACAGTTGTCATAAGCATATGTCCTGAACCCACCAAAGTAATTTGAGAACTTTTGCGTTGACACCCgtgtagaaaaagaaaaggtttgaTGCTTCGGACTTGCTAGGGACTACAAAGCCAATGGCTTTCTTATTAATCAATAGTTTAGGATAAGCTAGTGCTAGATTTATCTGCTCATTAGATAATTGCAATTTCACCAATCCATGACGTTGAGTAATGATAGTTCGTGAaacattgttttctttttgattcAATGACTTGAGTTATGCTACTACTTGTGCAGTACTATCTGAAGGCAGCTTTTGGTTTTGACAAAAATGAGTTCTTAGAAATTCTGATGCTTGTGGGATTCGGTTCAATTATTTCACAGGTGAAGTGTATTATAGAGCAAAAGTTTCCTTTTATTTACTTAACAGATTGATATAC from Castanea sativa cultivar Marrone di Chiusa Pesio chromosome 11, ASM4071231v1 harbors:
- the LOC142615309 gene encoding uncharacterized protein LOC142615309; the encoded protein is MIQKRYNALKNAATIVMSSSTLRGISLVSFFFELGKSGINCVLMYYLKAAFGFDKNEFLEILMLVGFGSIISQVPFMGATFKVVVVLIRPTGKAQGFVAGVESLLSLLSPLIMSPLTSWFLSSNAPFNCKGFSIICTSVCMQ